A stretch of the Clarias gariepinus isolate MV-2021 ecotype Netherlands chromosome 26, CGAR_prim_01v2, whole genome shotgun sequence genome encodes the following:
- the ubr5 gene encoding E3 ubiquitin-protein ligase UBR5 isoform X1 produces MTSIHFVVHPLPGTEDQLNDRLREVSEKLNKYNCNSHPQLNLLEQATLKQCVVGPNHAGFLLEDGRICRISFAVQPDRLELGKPDGNDGSKLSSGSGTGRTSRPGRTSDPPWFLSGSDTLGRLAGNTLGSRWSSGVGGGGGASGGSGGGGTGGGGSNSGGGGGASGGGGASSGRSSAAARDSRRQTRVIRTGRDRGSGLLGSQPQPVIPASVIPEELISQAQVVLQGKSRSVIIRELQRTNLDVNLAVNNLLSRDDEDGDDGDDTASESYLPGVRSLTEDLMSLLDADIHSAHPSVIIDADAMFSEDISYFGYPSFRRSSLSRLGSSRVLLLPLERENELMRERESVLRLRERRWLDGASFDAERGSTSRDGEPSLDKKSVPLQSPVSLGEELQWWPDKDGVRFVSIGAMFSELVAISSKGELYQWKWNEPEPYRNSQNPSVHHPRVSFLGLSNEKITLLSANSIRATVATESNKVATWVDDTLSSVACKLEHGAQTFPELQGERIVSLHCCSLYTCAQLETSLYWWGVVPFSQRKKMLEKARAKNKKPKSSAGIASIPNITVGTQVCLRNNPLYHAGAVAFSVNAGVPKVGVLLESVWNMNDSCRFQLRSPESLKNMEKSSKAQETKAEIKPEMVKTEMGPPPSPASTCSDTSSIASSASLPYKRRRSTPAPKEEEKVNEEQWPLREVVFVEDVKNVPVGKVLKVDGAYVAVKFPGTSSSVSSQSAAPTDSDPSSLLQDCRLLRIDELQVVKTGGTPKVPDCFQRTPKKLCIPEKAEILAVNVDSKGVHAVLKTGSWVRYCIFDLATGKAEQENHFPTSNLAFLGQSERNVAIFTAGQESPIILRDGNGTIYPMAKDCMGGIRDPDWLDLPPIASLGIGVHSLANLPNNSTIKKKAAVIIMAVEKQTLMQHVLRCDYEACRQYLVGLEQAVLLEQNPHALGALLGHRCDGNRNLLHACVSVCFPISNKETKEEEGQIKRLMMMMIKVYELVLSVVTLCCVTEAERSERNTFAERLSAVEAIANAISVVSSNSSGNRTGSSSNRGLRLREMMRRSLRAASMGRHESGPSSSDHQDPVSPPIAPPSWVPDPPPMDPESDIDFILAPAVSSLTTASSGPSQGPSTSTIPGPSSEASVVESKDRKANAHLILKLMCDSVVLRPHLRDLLSAKDARGMTPFMLAVSGRAYPAAITVLEAAQKIAKAESSIGDKDIVNSVFMEMICPAGTNPDDSPLYVLCCNDTCSFTWTGAEHINQDIFECRTCGLLESLCCCTECARVCHKGHDCKLKRTSPTAYCDCWEKCKCKTLIAGQKAARLDLLYRLLTTTNLVTSPNSRGEHILLFLVQTVARQSVEHCQYRPPRIREDRNRKAVNAEDSDMPDHDLEPPRFAQLALERVLQDWNALKCMIMFGSQENKDPLSASSRIAHLLPEEQMYLNQQSGTIRLDCFTHCLIVKCAPDLTFIDTLLGTLVKELQNKYTPGRRDEAICVTRRFLRSVARVFVILSVEMASSKKKNNFVPQPIGKCRRVFQALLPYAVEELCNVAESLIVPVRMGIARPTAPFTLASTSIDAVQGSEELFSVEPLPPRPSPDQSNNSSQSASSYIIRNPQPRRSSQSQTARGRDEEQDDIVSADVEEVEVVEGVAGEEDHHDDQEEQGEEPAEAEGQHDEHDEDGSDMELDLLAAAETESDSESNHSNQDNASGRRSVVTAATAGSEAGASSVPAFFSEDDSQSNDSSDSDSSSSQSDDADQETYLLDEPLERTTGSAHANSAAQAPRSMQWAVRTTPSQRPGGGAPTSSSTPAASSAGLIYIDPSNLRRSSAISTSAAAAAAALEASNSSSYLTSASSLARAYSIVIRQISDLMSLIPKYNHLVYSQYPAAVKLTYQDAVNLQNYVEEKLVPTWNWMVSIMDSTEAQLRYGSALSSAGDPGHPSHPLHASQHSGRRERMTAREEASLRTLEGRRRAATLLTARQGMMSARGDFLNYALSLMRSHNDEHSDVLPVLDVCSLKHVAYVFQALIYWIKAMNLQTTLDTSQMDRKRNRDPLELALDNEDSEHENDDDTNQSSTLQDKEEDPVPSETGQHHPFFRRSDSMTFLGCIPPNPFEVPVAEAIPLADQPHLLQPNARKEDLFGRPSQGLYSSSYMASKGLSELTVDMNCLQILPTKMSYSANMKNVMSMESRQRGGDEQQTITQDIDVSKPGPSPHDLAAQLKSSLLAEIGLTESEGPPLPTFIPHCSFMGMVISHDMLLGRWRLSLELFGRVFMEDVGAEPGSILTELGGFEVKESKFRREMEKLRNLQSRDLALEVDRDRDQLIQQTMRQLNTHFGRRCTSTPMAVHRVKVTFKDEPGEGSGVARSFYTAIAQAFLSNDKLPNLDCVQSVSKGMQASNLMQRLRNRDRERERRSGGLRAGSRRDRDRDSRRQLSIDTRPFRPASEGNPSDEPDPLPAHRQALGERLYPRVHAMQPAFASKITGMLLELSPAQLLLLLASEDSLRARVEEAMELLITHGRENGADSILDLGLLDAPEKAQQENRKRHASTRSVVDMELDDTDDGDDNAPLFYQPGKRGFYSPRPGKNSEARLNCFRNIGRILGLCLLQNELCPITLNRHVIKVLLGRKVNWHDFAFFDPVMYESLRQLIRHSQSSEAEAVFAAMDLAFAIDLCKEEGSGQVELLAGGGSMPVTPQNVYEYVRKYAEHRMLVVAEQPLHAMRKGLLDVLPKNALEDLTAEDFRLLVNGCGEVNVQMLISFTSFNDESGENAEKLLQFKRWFWSIVEKMSMTERQDLVYFWTSSPSLPASEEGFQPMPSITIRPPDDQHLPTANTCISRLYVPLYSSKQILKQKLLLAIKTKNFGFV; encoded by the exons TACCGGCATCCGTCATTCCTGAGGAGCTCATCtctcag GCCCAAGTGGTCCTGCAAGGGAAATCGAGGAGCGTCATCATCCGCGAGCTGCAGCGCACCAACCTAGACGTCAACCTGGCCGTGAACAACCTGCTGAGCCGAGACGACGAAGATGGGGACGACGGCGATGACACGGCCAGCGAATCCTACCTACCTGGAG TGCGCTCTCTTACAGAAGACCTGATGTCGCTGCTGGATGCCGACATTCACTCAGCACACCCCAGCGTCATCATCGACGCAGACGCCATGTTCTCAGAGGACATCAGCTACTTCGGCTACCCGTCCTTCCGGCGCTCGTCGCTGTCACGCCTTGGCTCTTCACGAG TTCTCCTTCTTCCCCTAGAGCGCGAAAACGAACTGATGCGCGAGCGTGAGTCTGTGCTAAGGCTCCGCGAGAGGCGTTGGCTGGACGGTGCGTCCTTCGATGCAGAACGCGGCTCGACCAGCCGGGACGGAGAACCCAGCCTGGACAAGAAGAGCGTCCCCTTGCAGAGCCCCGTGTCTTTGGGAGAGGAGCTGCAGTGGTGGCCTGATAAG GACGGCGTGAGGTTTGTAAGCATCGGGGCAATGTTCTCCGAGCTCGTGGCCATCAGCTCCAAGGGTGAACTCTACCAGTGGAAGTGGAACGAACCAGAACCATACAGAAACTCACAA AATCCTTCAGTCCATCACCCTCGCGTGTCCTTTCTCGGCCTGAGCAATGAGAAGATCACGCTCTTGTCTGCTAACAGTATTCGGGCCACGGTGGCTACCGAGTCCAACAAG GTGGCGACGTGGGTGGATGACACGCTGAGTTCAGTAGCGTGTAAGCTGGAACACGGGGCTCAGACCTTCCCGGAGCTGCAGGGTGAACGCATCGTGTCTCTGCACTGCTGCTCTCTGTACACCTGCGCCCAGCTCGAGACCAGCCTCTACTGGTG GGGTGTCGTGCCTTTCAGTCAACGCAAAAAGATGCTTGAGAAGGCCAGGGCTAAGAACAAGAAGCCCAAATCCAGCGCTGGAATCGCCTCCATTCCCAACATTACAGTGGGCACTCAG GTGTGTTTGAGGAACAATCCCCTGTATCACGCAGGTGCCGTGGCCTTCTCTGTGAACGCCGGCGTCCCCAAGGTCGGTGTATTGCTCGAGTCCGTGTGGAATATGAACGACAGCTGTCGCTTTCAGTTACGATCTCCTGAAAGCCTGAAGAACATGGAGAAGAGCTCCAAGGCCCAAGAGACCAA ggCGGAAATCAAACCTGAAATGGTCAAAACCGAGATGGGTCCACCCCCGTCTCCGGCGTCCACGTGCAGCGATACGTCCTCCATCGCCAGCAGTGCCTCTCTgccttaca AACGGAGGCGCTCCACACCGGCGCCCAAAGAGGAGGAGAAGGTCAACGAAGAGCAGTGGCCTCTGCGCGAGGTCGTATTTGTGGAGGATGTTAAAAATGTCCCAGTAGGGAAG GTGCTAAAAGTCGATGGTGCATATGTTGCTGTGAAATTTCCAGGGACGTCGAGCAGCGTGAGCAGCCAGAGTGCAGCTCCCACTGACTCTGACCCGTCCTCACTCCTGCAGGACTGCAGGCTGCTCCGAATCGATGAGCTACAG GTTGTTAAAACTGGTGGAACTCCTAAAGTTCCAGACTGTTTTCAGCGCACACCTAAAAAACTTTGTATTCCAGAAAAGGCTGAAATTTTAGCTGTGAATGTTGACTCCAAAG GAGTCCATGCTGTTCTCAAAACAGGAAGTTGGGTCCGGTACTGTATTTTCGACTTGGCCACTGGTAAAGCCGAGCAAGAGAATCATTTCCCTACAAGTAACCTGGCCTTTCTGGGCCAAAGCGAGCGTAATGTGGCCATCTTCACTGCTGGCCAG GAGAGCCCCATCATCCTACGTGATGGCAACGGCACCATTTACCCCATGGCCAAAGACTGCATGGGTGGCATCCGAGACCCTGATTGGCTGGACCTTCCACCTATTGCTAGTTTGGGAATCGGAGTTCACTCACTCGCCAACCTGCCCAATAACTCCACAATCAAGAAGAAAGCTGCCGTCATCATCATGGCAGTAGAG AAGCAGACATTGATGCAGCACGTGTTGCGCTGCGATTACGAAGCGTGTCGGCAGTACCTGGTGGGTTTAGAGCAGGCCGTGCTCTTGGAACAGAACCCTCATGCACTTGGCGCTCTGCTCGGCCATCGGTGCGACGGAAACAGGAACCTCCTGCACGCCTGCGTCTCCGTCTGCTTTCCCATCAGCAACAAAGAGACCAAGGAGGAAGAAGGTCAGATTAAGagattaatgatgatgatgataaaagtGTATGAATTGGTTTTATCTGTCGTAACTCTGTGCTGTGTTACAGAAGCCGAACGTTCGGAAAGAAACACCTTTGCCGAGCGGCTATCTGCAGTCGAAGCCATCGCCAATGCCATTTCAGTGGTATCCAGCAATAGCTCTGGAAACAGGACCGGATCATCCAGCAATCGCGG ACTGCGTCTCCGAGAGATGATGAGGCGCTCTCTCCGAGCAGCCTCGATGGGCCGACACGAATCAGGCCCCTCCTCTAGTGACCACCAGGACCCGGTGTCACCACCCATCGCCCCGCCTAGCTGGGTGCCAGACCCTCCTCCCATGGATCCTG AGAGCGACATTGATTTCATCCTGGCCCCTGCAGTCAGTTCGCTCACCACGGCGTCATCCGGCCCCAGTCAGGGTCCGAGCACATCCACCATTCCGG GCCCGTCATCCGAAGCGTCCGTAGTGGAGAGCAAAGACCGCAAGGCCAACGCTCACCTGATCCTCAAGCTGATGTGCGACAGCGTTGTCCTGAGACCTCATCTACGGGACCTGCTCTCTGCAAA GGACGCTCGAGGCATGACTCCGTTCATGTTAGCCGTCAGTGGGAGGGCATACCCAGCAGCCATCACTGTCCTGGAGGCAGCCCAAAAAATAGCCAAGG CAGAGTCCAGTATCGGGGACAAGGACATCGTGAACTCCGTGTTTATGGAAATGATCTGTCCTGCCGGGACAAACCCTGACGACTCACCTCTCTACGTGCTTTGCTGTAACGACACTTGTAGCTTCACCTGGACCGGGGCTGAGCACATCAACCAG gACATCTTCGAGTGCAGGACATGTGGTCTGCTGGAGTCTCTGTGTTGCTGTACCGAGTGTGCCAGAGTTTGCCACAAAGGCCATGATTGCAA GCTTAAGAGAACCTCTCCCACTGCGTACTGTGACTGCTGGGAGAAGTGCAAGTGTAAAACCCTGATCGCTGGGCAGAAAGCAGCTCGTCTGGATCTGCTCTATAGGCTGCTGACCACCACCAACCTAGTGACCAGTCCCAACAGCAG GGGTGAGCACATCTTGCTGTTCCTGGTACAGACAGTCGCAAGGCAGAGCGTCGAGCACTGTCAGTACCGGCCGCCCCGTATCAGAGAGGACCGGAACCGCAAGGCTGTTAACGCagaag ACTCTGACATGCCGGATCATGACCTTGAGCCTCCACGCTTTGCCCAGCTGGCTCTGGAGCGTGTGCTGCAGGACTGGAACGCTCTTAAGTGCATGATAATGTTTGGCTCGCAGGAGAACAAAGATCC ACTGAGTGCGAGCAGCCGAATTGCTCATCTCTTGCCTGAGGAGCAGATGTACCTGAACCAGCAAAGTGGAACAATCAGGCTGGACTGCTTCACTCACTGCCTCATCGTCAAGTGTGCTCCAGACCTCACT TTTATCGACACACTACTGGGAACACTGGTAAAAGAACTGCAGAACAAATACACCCCGGGTCGCAGAGACGAGGCCATCTGTGTCACACGTCGCTTCCTGCGCTCTGTCGCCAGGGTTTTCGTCATCCTTAGCGTCGAGATGGCTTCATCCaagaagaaaaa CAACTTCGTCCCGCAGCCCATAGGGAAGTGCAGGCGTGTTTTCCAGGCCCTGCTGCCTTACGCCGTCGAGGAGTTGTGTAACGTCGCCGAGTCTCTGATCGTGCCGGTGCGCATGGGCATCGCCAGGCCGACGGCTCCATTTACGCTGGCCAGCACCAGCATCGACGCTGTACAGGGCAGCGAGGAGCTTTTCTCTGTGGAGCCGCTTCCCCCACGGCCATCACCGGATCAGTCCAACAA TTCCAGCCAGTCAGCTTCCTCTTACATCATCAGGAACCCTCAACCTCGGCGcagcagccaatcacagactgcACGTGGACGAGACGAGGAGCAGGACGACATTGTGTCTGCTGATGTCGAGGAG GTGGAGGTAGTGGAGGGAGTCGCAGGGGAGGAAGATCACCATGACGACCAGGAGGAGCAGGGGGAGGAGCCTGCAGAAGCTGAGGGACAACATGATGAGCACGACGAGGACG GAAGCGACATGGAGCTCGATCTGCTGGCTGCCGCAGAGACGGAGAGCGACAGTGAAAGTAACCACAGCAACCAGGACAATGCAAGCGGGCGCCGTAGTGTCGTCACGGCAGCGACGGCCGGTTCCGAAGCAG GTGCGAGCAGCGTGCCTGCCTTCTTCTCCGAGGACGACTCCCAGTCGAACGACTCGAGCGACTcagacagcagcagcagccagaGTGATGACGCAGATCAGGAGACGTACCTCCTGGATGAACCGCTCGAGAGGACCACGGGTTCCGCCCATGCCAACAGCGCCGCTCAGGCCCCACGCTCCATGCAGTGGGCGGTGCGCACCACTCCTAGCCAGCGCCCGGGCGGGGGCGCCCCCACCAGCTCCTCCACTCCTGCAG CGAGCTCCGCAGGCCTCATCTACATCGATCCGTCTAACCTGCGCCGCAGCAGCGCCATTAGCACCAGCGCAGCAGCCGCCGCCGCAGCCCTGGAGGCCAGCAACTCCAGCAGCTACCTGACGTCTGCCAGCAGCCTGGCACGAGCCTACAGTATCGTCATCCGCCAGATTTCTGACCTCATGAGCCTCATCCCCAAATACAACCACCTGGTTTACTCACAGTACCCCGCTGCCGTGAAACTCACCTATCAGGATGCAGTCAACCTACAG AACTATGTGGAGGAGAAGTTGGTCCCGACATGGAACTGGATGGTGTCCATCATGGACTCAACGGAGGCTCAGCTGCGCTATGGCTCGGCCCTGTCCTCTGCAGGAGACCCCGGACACCCGAGCCACCCGCTGCATGCCTCACAGCACTCCGGCCGCAGGGAGCGCATGACCGCACGTGAAGAGGCCAGCCTGCGAACGCTGGAGGGACGCAG gcgCGCAGCTACTTTGTTGACTGCTCGTCAAGGCATGATGTCAGCGCGCGGAGACTTTCTGAACTACGCGCTCTCCCTGATGCGCTCCCATAACGACGAGCACTCTGACGTCCTGCCCGTTTTGGATGTGTGCTCGCTGAAACACGTGGCCTACGTCTTCCAGGCTCTTATTTACTGGATTAAAGCCATGAACCTACAGACCACGCTGGACACTTCACAGATGGACAGGAAAAG GAACCGTGACCCATTGGAACTTGCGTTGGACAATGAGGACTCTGAGCATGAGAATGATGACGACACCAATCAGA GCTCCACCCTTCAAGATAAGGAGGAGGATCCTGTCCCTTCAGAAACCGGTCAGCACCACCCATTCTTCCGTCGCTCCGACTCCATGACCTTCCTCGGCTGCATTCCGCCAAATCCCTTCGAAGTCCCCGTGGCCGAGGCCATCCCTCTGGCTGACCAGCCTCACTTGCTACAG CCGAATGCTAGAAAGGAGGACCTGTTCGGGCGTCCGAGTCAGGGTCTTTACTCATCCTCCTACATGGCAAGCAAAGGTCTCTCAGAGCTCACTGTGGATATGAACTGCTTACAG ATTCTGCCCACCAAAATGTCCTATTCAGCCAATATGAAAAATGTCATGAGTATGGAGTCTCGGCAGAGGGGCGGAGACGAGCAGCAGACGATAACGCAGGACATAGACGTCTCGAAGCCCGGCCCCTCCCCCCATGACCTTGCCGCCCAGTTAAAGAGCAGCCTCCTCGCAGAGATCGGACTGACCGAGAGCGAAGGCCCACCCCTTCCTACTTTCAT TCCTCACTGTAGCTTCATGGGGATGGTGATCTCTCACGACATGCTGCTGGGCCGGTGGCGTCTCTCCCTCGAGCTCTTCGGCCGTGTCTTTATGGAGGATGTTGGGGCTGAACCTGGATCT ATCCTGACGGAGCTGGGTGGTTTCGAGGTGAAGGAGTCGAAGTTCCGACGGGAGATGGAGAAGCTGCGGAACCTGCAGTCTCGCGACCTGGCTCTGGAGGTCGACCGCGATCGCGACCAGCTTATCCAGCAGACCATGCGACAGCTCAACACGCACTTCGGGCGCCGTTGCACCAGCACGCCCATGGCTGTGCACCGCGTCAAGGTCACGTTCAAGGACGAGCCTGGCGAGGGCAGCGGCGTGGCACGCAGCTTCTACACAGCCATCGCGCAGGCGTTCCTGTCCAACGACAAACTGCCCAACCTCGACTGCGTACAGAGCGTCAGCAAGGGCATGCAGGCTAGCA aTTTGATGCAGCGCTTGAGAAACCGAGAccgggagagggagaggaggagtGGTGGCCTGAGGGCAGGATCCAGAAGAGACCGTGACAG GGACTCTCGCAGGCAGCTGTCCATTGACACCAGGCCGTTCCGTCCTGCCTCGGAGGGGAACCCGAGTGACGAGCCGGACCCGCTGCCTGCTCACAGGCAGGCTTTAGGGGAGCGTCTCTACCCTCGGGTCCATGCCATGCAGCCA gCGTTTGCCAGTAAAATCACAGGCATGTTGCTGGAGCTTTCACCTGCTCAGCTGCTGCTGCTCCTGGCCAGTGAGGATTCCCTCCGAGCTCGTGTAGAGGAGGCCATGGAGCTTCTCATCACACACGGGAG ggAAAACGGTGCCGACAGCATACTGGATCTCGGTCTTCTCGACGCTCCAGAGAAAGCACAG CAGGAGAACAGGAAGAGACATGCTTCCACCCGCAGTGTGGTGGACATGGAGCTGGACGATACGGATGACGGCGACGATAACGCGCCCCTGTTTTACCAGCCTGGAAAGAGGGGCTTCTACTCCCCCCGGCCTGGGAAAAACTCTGAGGCCAGACTTAACTGCTTCCGCAACATCGGCAG AATACTCGGCTTGTGTCTGTTGCAGAATGAACTTTGCCCCATCACCCTGAACAGGCACGTCATCAAAGTGCTGCTGGGTAGAAAG GTGAACTGGCATGACTTTGCGTTTTTTGACCCGGTGATGTACGAGAGTTTGCGACAGCTCATCCGCCACTCGCAGTCGAGCGAGGCCGAGGCGGTGTTCGCTGCCATGGACCTCGCCTTCGCCATCGACTTGTGCAAGGAGGAAGGATCCGGACAG GTGGAGCTGTTGGCTGGCGGCGGCAGCATGCCCGTGACTCCTCAGAACGTGTACGAGTATGTGAGGAAGTACGCTGAACACAGGATGCTGGTTGTAGCAGAGCAGCCTCTGCAT gCCATGAGGAAGGGCCTCCTGGACGTGCTTCCTAAGAATGCTCTGGAGGACCTCACAGCCGAAGACTTCAGGCTACTCGTCAACGGCTGCGGCGAGGTCAACGTGCAGATGCTCATCAGCTTCACCTCCTTCAACGATGAATCTG GTGAAAACGCAGAGAAGTTGCTGCAGTTTAAACGCTGGTTTTGGTCCATTGTGGAGAAAATGAGCATGACTGAGAGGCAGGATCTG GTATATTTCTGGACGTCCAGCCCGTCCCTACCAGCCAGCGAAGAAGGTTTTCAGCCGATGCCGTCCATCACTATCAGGCCCCCGGACGACCAGCACCTCCCCACGGCCAACACGTGCATCTCGCGCCTCTACGTTCCGCTTTACTCCTCGAAACAGATCCTGAAACAGAAGCTTCTCCTCGCCATCAAGACCAAGAACTTCGGCTTTGTGTAG